A region of Saccharococcus thermophilus DNA encodes the following proteins:
- the dltC gene encoding D-alanine--poly(phosphoribitol) ligase subunit DltC: protein MNIKNTVLELLEEICQTDVVKENLDVELFEEGLLDSFGTVSLLVGIEEKLGITVGISEFDREQWSTPNKIIAILENWK, encoded by the coding sequence ATGAATATCAAAAATACGGTTCTTGAATTATTGGAAGAAATTTGCCAAACCGATGTTGTAAAAGAAAATTTGGATGTTGAATTATTCGAAGAAGGTTTGCTTGATTCATTTGGAACAGTATCTTTATTAGTTGGGATCGAAGAAAAGTTAGGAATCACAGTCGGAATATCTGAATTTGATCGCGAGCAATGGTCTACTCCTAATAAGATTATTGCCATATTGGAGAATTGGAAATGA